TCCGCAGGCCAGGCAGCCGGGTACCGCAGAGGCCGCGTAATCACGGTTACTCCGCTCGCTTCCCACGCGGCACACTGCCGCATATGCGCTGCATAGGTCTTTGGGGACCTTGTCGGGTCCGGACGCCCACTGTAAGTCCTGACCTCCACGAGCTGACGTGCGTCCCCCGGACGCCCATGACTCGCCACTCGTTCGCCAAGGGCGCGCGGATGGAATTGACCGAGCATGTGGGCATCCGTGGGCACGAAGAACGCGCGTCTCGCCCCTCGGTACATGTTCTGCGCGTCAATGAAAACGATGGCTATGTTAGACATACACCCTTATAAAAACAAGCCCCGCCAGTTTTCCCTCCCGCAGGAGGGATAAACGGCGGGGAAGATTCACTGGCTATTATGGCTGGTTTGTTGCGTTTGTCAAGTTAACGTAACTCTCCCAGAAGGATGAACGAGGAGCTACGGCCCTGTGACGTTGCCCGTGTGGTCGGAGACTGTGAATGCGTACTCAGGACATCTGGGTTGAAAGCCACGTGATTGTGCTGGACTCGCGTTCCATTTCTCCCACTTCGCTTGGTCAAGTTTCGTGGTGGCCAGCCACACATCAAGTCCTTTGTATTCGATGTCCCAAAGGCAATCTGCAACTAGGCTCGACATAGCTCTCTGTTCCAGAGCATCAGCGATATCATCTAGGGCCTGAGCGACGTCACTTATTTGAAGCCCACGTCTTGCAGGGTGATGGTGTACGTGCCTGTGCCCTTGCCGTCTCCACTAACCATGATGCTGTATTTTCCCGCTAGTGAAAGGGGAGAACTCAGAATCACCTGGTCGCTGAGCCCGTAGACGTCTGCAATGGAGTTGCCCTTGGGGTCGAAAACCTTTACATCAATGCGGCCTGAGAGCGTCCCCCTGGTGACTCGGATGAAGGCCATACCCCCGGCCTTCCTATCGAAACTAAACATATCTATGTCTCCAGCAGGACTGACCTCGGCGACCAGGGAGTCACCGAATGCTATCGGAGTACCTGGCCCTCCAGCCACATTCCACAAAGCCAACGTGTATGTGCCTTGGCCATATCCTGAAACGACAATGGTGTGTCTCCCGGTCAGTGAAAGGGCAGGCATGAACGTCAATTGATCACTAGGCACGAAGTTGGAGCTTGCGATGGGTTTGTCGTTGGGGTCGAGGACCCTCACATCAATGCGGTCCGAGAGAGTCCCTCTTGTGACTCGGATGAAGGCCACATCTCCGGATTTCCCGGCGAAGGAGTACCCTCCACCGGAATTTCCCTGGGTCAGGTCTCCATAGGCCAGCGTGGGTACCGGTACTGCTTTGGGAGGCGGCAAAAGCGTGGGTGTAGGTGAGGGCGTTGGCGTGGCTGCCGGTGTGGGGGCTGGAGTTGAAGTCGGAGAAGGTTCGAAAGCCTGCGCGGTAGCTGGCGCGGTGAACATTAGCGCGACCTGCTGATTCCTGCCTGAACGCCACAACGACTTCTGAGGGGCTACGGAAGTGCCCAGGCGGAACTCCACAGTTCTTCCTTCCAAAGACGAGTCACCCACACCATCTACGTTATACACTGACTTCCCGTTGTACGTTTGGGTGGTGGTTTGTGCCACCTTTTGTCCGTCCATCCAGACCTCGAGCTTCGTGCCGTCCTGGACATTCCTGCCATTCAGACTCACTTCTCCATAATAGCCGGAGGGAGGTCGGGGTAGCAGTAAGGTGGGAGGGTTGGGAGCAAGGGTTGGACGGAAGGTATAGATTATGGAGCGCACCATGTTTTCATAGGTCATCCATAGTTCTGGACGCGCCCTTCCCTCTACAATGTAGGCATTCTCTCCAAACACCAGAAGCAATCGCACTCCCCTCCTTTGTGTCACGTCAGTCCTTCCGTCTTCTAGGAGCCCTCGGTATGTTACCTGATAGGTCAACTCGTAAGCTACGAGGCTTGCGACTTTTACTTCCTGCAGTGAGAGGACTTGGAAATCCATATATTTTGTTGAAGCGCTGCGGTTCTCCGCTTGTTCGGCCCATTCAGAAGTCGTGTAATCTCTTCCAAGGCCTCGGTAAAGGTAAACAGACAATTCGGCTTCTGAACTAGCCCGATCAGACGGAGGGACGATTGGGGGAGTGTAGGCCGCGTGCCATGTGTCTTTGTCTGCGCCGTGTGACCACGAAGGTGGATAGACTATGGACCATCTTCCAAAAGGATCGGCGTAGGTTGCAGTGGCAAACCAAGGAGTTGGTACGGGTGCGGGGGTTGGTGGTGGAATAGGTGTTGGACGAGCAGCAGCGAATGCGATGAGACGTTCGATAGAGTCCCTGTCCACATAGATGGCCGTCATTGAGTTACCACCCGTGCTGCCAAGTGAGAGAACTCCTATCAATTCGCCGCACCTGTTCACCATCGGCCCGCCACTCATGCCGGGCCTAGCGGAGCCAGTGGCCTGTATGATTATCCACCCCGCGTTGTCCACGGTGATGTTGCGCGCTCGACCGATTGCCGTTGAGTAGGCAGAATCGACAAAGCCGACAGCGACGAGTTCTCTGAACTCATAAGGAAAGGACCCCCGTCTAGCCATGGCGGGCACTATGGAATCAAGTCCGGTTGGGTATTGCAACTCAGGGAAAGCGGTTGGTTCCGTCTGGAGTAAGGCTATGTCTGTCGCCGAGTTCTGTGCAACCCAGCGCGCTCGCTTGGTGACGGCATTGCGAAAGGTGACAGTAAGACTATCGTCATATGTGTTTGCTACGACATGGGTTGCGGTGAGAATATAGCCCCGCTTGCTATCAACTATAAAGCCTGTACCAGTCACAATGGCGCTCGACGTCTTTCCCCTCACTTCAACCAGCGCTGGCAATATGCGCATGGTCGGGTCTTGGCCAGCGCAGGGGAGCTCCGGTGTTGGGAGTAGCGCCAGTCTAGGGGTCGGGGCTGGGGTAGGTGTGGGCACAGAGGTAGGAGTAGGCACTGGAGTTGGCGAAGGCACAGCGGTGGCGGTAAGTAGTGTCGTAGGGGTGGGCGCGGGAACGGGCAGCGATGTCAGGGGCGTCGCGACGCAGCCAAGCAACGCAATCGCCACAGCCACCACGCCCAAGCCTACCATCAGTCGTTTTCGCACGTCCGCACCTCGCTCTCCAACGCCTAACTTGTAGTCTGTTTAGGCCGACTTGTCAAGGAGACCGTGTCCGTGTCGGGCAGCGTGCGTTTTGCGACATCGGCGAGCGAGCCGCCGTCTCTTGAGTGTAGGGCCAGGGCCGCCCCCGTGCGCTTACGCGCCCAGGGCCAGATAGCCGGAGAGCGTCCCCAGGAGGCCCGTGAAGAGCGCGATGCCGAGGAGGACAAGCAGCACGCCGGAGACTTTTGTAGCCGTGCCCAGCCATCGTCCGTGCTTGCGCAGCAGCCAGCTTGTCCAGCCGTTGGCCAGGCCCGCCGCCAGGAAAGGCAGCATCAGGCCGGCGGAGTAGGCGGCCAACAGGAGCGCGCCCTGGGTGATGGAGCCGCTGGCGCCGGCCAGCACGAAGATGCCGGCCAGCACGGGGCCGACGCATGGCGTCCAGCCGACCGCGAACGCCGCTAATGACTACGTCGCGCTCCACTCCTTGGTTTCAGGCTTCCGTATCGTCTTGTGAAACGGCCCCTGGGACTGATGCGCAGTGTGGCGCACGGAAAAACGCCCGAGACGCGGGCTATTCCTGAGGCGCGGCGTGTGTCGAACAGGGCGATGAGCTATGCTCGGAAATGTTGTGGAAAAGTTCACAAAGTGCGTAGATATTGACATTGTTCGTATAATATTGTAAAAATATGGCGTGAGTATGCGGCGGAGGAGCATAGCAATGATAAGGACAAACTCGGGGTCGCGGATAGGATACGTGTCCTTATGGCTTGGTCTGGGCTTGCTGGCTGTGGTAGTCACCACAGCCGAGTCCGAGGCGTATTTGGTGGTGCTGCTCGTGCTCGCCGTGGGCGCGGGAGGTCTGCTCGCAATGGGAGCCCTGTCGGTGCTGGCGCGCCGGTACTCCCGGACACAGGTCGCTGGAGTCTTGGCCGGGCTGGTCGGAGAGCCGATCAGGTCGAGTGGTAAGCGAGAGGAGGCACAGATGGAACAGAAATCGGCGCAATCCAGGCTCATTCCGTTCCTGCGGGAGGTGGATGTCTTTCAGAGCCTTACCGACCACGAGTTGGGGATGATCGCGAGTGTATGTGCGCCCAAGACCTTCAGCGCTGGAGACTTTCTCGCTCGCGAAGGCACGCGCGGCGACTATCTGTTCATCATCATGAAAGGGCAAGTGCGCGTGAGCTCCAAGAGCGAGGGGGACCAGTTGACAGTCCGCATTGTGCGGGGGAAGGAAAGCGTGCCCCTGGCCAGCATTCTGGAGCCGCCTCTGCTGATAACCACCGCCGAAGCGATGGAGACCGTGGAGACGCTGGCCATCCCGCGGGCGATGCTGCTCAGGATATGTGAGTTGCAGCCCATGCTCGGCGCGCAGGTCTACAGGGCGACGGCGGGCGTGCTTGCCCGGCGGTACCGCGCGATGCTTCAGCAAGTCACGGGCCAACTGGAGGCGACGCTGGAGTACATGGGGCACACGCGCACCTAGCGGTGCGTGGGTACGGCGGAGCCTGGTTCCCACCCGGCGCTGGCTGTCCGCGGGAGCCGTGCAAGCGGCTCACGGCCGGATACGCGCGGCGCGCCGAAGCGCTCGGTGCACGGCGGCGCAAGGCTCCCTGGGGGGACGCTGACTCCACGAGGCGGCGTCCCCTTCGCGTTGTCACGGGCGTATAATGGCAAGATAGCAGCGCGGACTTTGTATGATTGCTCCTGTGCATGCACCGTCAACCGTCACCCCGCTCGTGCGCGCGCTGGGCAGAATCCCGCACCCCGCGCAACTGGCCTCTGCCTTCGCGGACGCGCCGTACATGCTGCTGCTGGACAGCGCTGGCGCCTACCCTGAGGTCGGACGCTACTCCTACCTCGCGGCGGACCCATTCCTCGTGCTGCGGAGCAAAGGCCGACAGGTTGAGTTGCTGACCGGCGAGGCTGTCGAGCGCCTTCAGGACAATCCCTTCGATGTGCTGCGCCGCCTCCTGCGCTCCTTTTCCGTCGTCAAACAGGCCGGCGTGCCCCCTTTCCAGGGCGGCGCCGCGGGGTATCTGGCATACGACCTGGGGCGACTCATCGAACGCATCCCGACGCGTGCGCGCGACGATCTGGCGCACCCTGACCTGTGCCTGGGCTTCTACGACTGGGTGCTTGCCCACGACGCGCTCACCGACGAGTCCTTCCTTGTGTCCACCGGCTGGCCGGAAGGCTCCGTGCGTAAGGCGCACGAGCGCGCGGACTGGGCGTGTCGCCGCATTGCGCGCGCTCCGGACTGTGGGGCGCCCGCGCGCTTCGAGGTGAGCGGCCTGCGCTCCAACTTCACCCGCGACGCCTACCATGCGGCGGTGCGTCGCGTGAAGGCGTACCTGGAGGCCGGCGACGTGTACCAGGTGAACATCTCGCAGCGCTTCCAGGGCAGGTTCGCCGGCCAACCGTGGGAGCTGTATCAGTCGCTCCGGGAGGCGAACCCCGCCCCGTTCGCGGCTTATATGCAGTCTCCCGACCTCACGGTGCTAAGCGCGTCGCCGGAGCAGTTCTTGCGCGTGGACGGACGCCGTGTGGAAACGCGGCCCATTAAGGGGACCCGCCCTCGCGGAAGCACACCCGCGGCGGACGCGGCCCTGGCGCGGGAGCTGCTGGCGAGCGAGAAGGACAGGGCCGAAAACGTCATGATTGTTGACCTCCTGCGCAACGACCTGGGCCGGGTGTGCAGGGTCGGCTCCGTCCAGGTGTCATCCCTCTTCGCACTGGAGGCGCACCCGACGGTGTTCCACCTCGTCTCCACGATCACCGGCGAGATGTCCGACGACAGGGACGCGGTGGACCTCCTCCGGGCGGCGTTCCCCGGAGGCTCCGTGACCGGAGCGCCGAAGATTCGCGCTATGGAGATAATCGAAGAGCTGGAGCCGACTCGCCGGGGCGTCTATTGCGGCTCGATGGGATTCATCTCGTTCACCGGCGACATGAACACGAGCATCGCCATACGCACTATCACGCTGCGGGGAGACACCTTGCACTTCCAGGTCGGGGGAGGCATCGTGGCCGACTCTGATCCCGAGGCGGAGTACCTTGAGACGTTGGACAAGGCGGAGGGCCTGCTGAAGGCGATGCGCACTCATGTCTAGCGGCCCGTTCATGTACGTGAACGGCGGGCTGGTGGCGGCGGACGAGGCGAGGATCAGCCCCCTGGACCGGGGTTTCACCCTGGCCGACGGCGTCTTTGAGACGATGGTGGCGGTGGGCGCACGTGTCTTCCGTCTGGCCGACCACATGGAGCGGTTACGCCAGGGCGCGGCGCTCCTGCTGATTCCGTTGCCCTCGGAGGCGCGCCTGGCCGCTGGGATTGAGGAGACGCTGCGGGCGAACGGCCTTCCGCGCTCCATTGCGCGGCTGACGGTGACGCGAGGAACTGACACGGGCCGCGGTCTCGCCGTCGCCGGGGACGGCAGTCCCACCCTGGTCATTCGCGTGACGCCCCGCGCCGCCCTTGCGGCGTCACCCCCCGCTGGCCTGCGCGTCGTGCTGGCGGCGGCCCGAAGGAACGACACATCTCCCCTGTCGCGCGTCAAGTCGTTGGCCTACACCGACGGCGTTCTGGCGCGCCTGGAGGCCCGACGCGCGGGCGCGGACGATGCCCTGTTCCTCAACACGGCGGAGCGGCTGGCCTGCGGCACGTCCAGCAACCTGTTCGTCGTGCGGGACGGCACTCTCCTGACCCCGCCCGTGAGCGAGGGTGTCCTCCCCGGCGTTGCGCGTCGCACCGTGCTGGAGGCCGCCGCAGCGCTGGGCATTCCGTCCGTGGAGCGTCTGTTGCCTCTCGCCGACCTTGAGGCGGCCTCTGAGGTCTTCCTGACCAACGTCGTGACGGGTCCCGCGCCAGTGGTCGTCGTGGCGGGCATGCCCGTAGGGCAGGGGAGCGTCGGGCCAGTGACGGAGCGCCTGTGGCATGCCTACCGGGGTCTGTGCGAGGGCGCCGGAGGCTGACCGACATCCCGCCGGCCCGCGGTCTAGCGCAGGCGGGGAATGACCCGGGCGCCCACGGTGTTCAGGAAACCCAGCTTGTCGGGCAGGGGCATGGTGAACCAGAGCTGCCGGGCCCCCCAGGAGGCAAGCTCCTGGACACGGTCCGCGAACTCCTCCGGCGTGCCCGCGACCGAAAAGCGGTCGGCAAGGTAGTCCGTCAGTCCCAACTCCTCCACCAGGCGCACGTTCTTCCGCTCTTTCCCCGGCTTGACGTGCTCGCTGAACTCATACTCGGCGATGAGCCTCTGGAGCTTGGGGAGCAGATCGGCGGGGATACCCTTGTTCTGAATGCCGAGGCGGAATGCCTGATTGGGCTGTGCGGCCAGGTGCGTCTTGATAGCGTCCACCGCCTCCCGCTTGTTGCCCGCGATGCTCGCGCCTATCAGCCACCACACGTCAATGTCCTCGACCTTGCGGCCGGCGGCTTCCGCCCCCTCTCGCAGGTGGCGCATCGCCAGGGGAATCAGCTCGCGGCCCAGGCCCCAGCCGATAACGACGCCATCGCATATCTCGCCCGCCAGGCGCAGCGTGCGCGGGCCTGAGGCGGCCAGGTAAATGGGGATTTGGCGCTTCGCGTACGAGAACAGGATGCTCCGGCCCTGGTATTCGGCACGGCCATGGGCGAACATGGCTTTGAGCGCCAGGATGTACTCGCGCATCTGGGCGACCGTTGCGGGGGCCAGGCCAATGTTGAAAACGGCGCTGTCCCCCGTCCCCATGCCCAGGAAGCAGCGTCCGCCCGAAAGCTCGTCTATAGCGGTGATGGCGGACGCCGTCACGGACGGGTGCCGGTTGACGGGGTTGGTCACCCGCGGGCCGAACTTAAGACGTGTGGAGTTCAGGGCGGCGATGGTCCCCGTGACGTACGTCTCAGGGTACAGGGAGGGTGAATCGCTCAGGCCCACTCTGTCGAAACCCGCGTCTTCCGCGGTCCTGACCCACGCTCCGAACTCCCGGACTCGGTCACACACCAGACTCACGCCAAGCTTTATCGCCACGGTTATCTCCTCGCACGCAGACTGTTTGACGCCTGGAGCCGTTACTACTATAATGCTCCGCACTAACGGCGTCGAGAACCCGCGAGACGCGTTTTTCCGAGCGTTCCTGTCTTTCCAGTCGGGTTCTCCGGCGTCTCCGTGGCGCCATTCCAGTGTGCAAGTCTGCGGCCTGTCGAGATAACCGGCACGCAATCCAGTACTGTAGGAGGGGGACGGCAATGAAAAACTGGAGCCGCATCGTTGGTCTTGTCGGTCTGCTAAGTCTTATCGCTGCGGGCTGCGCGCCTGTGGCCCAGCCAGCCTCGGCTCCTGCTCCGGCAGCCGCGCCGCAAGCGGCCCCGACAGTCGTGGCGCCTGCTGCGCCCGCCGCTCCCGCGGCCCCGGTGCCCGCTCGCGCTACGCCCACGCCTGTCCCTGCGGCTCCGGCTGCGCCGGCGGCCTCGGCGGCGGGCACGCCGAGGACTGGCGGGCGGCTGAACATGACCCTCTCGTCCGATCCCCAGACTCTGGACGTGAATACGGACGTGGGGATGGACCTGTATGACCTCTCGCGTGCTCCCTATGACTCGCTCATCATCGTGGACCAGAGGGGCGGGACCATGAAGCTCAGCCCCCGTCTGGCCAGGAGCTGGGAGGTATCGCCTGACGGGAAGACCTACACGTTCAAGCTGCGTGATGACGTGGTCTTCCAGAACGGCTCCAAATTCACGTCCGCGGATGTGAAGTTCACTTTGGACCGCTACCGGAATCCGCCCAAAGATGTGCGCAGCGCCCACGTCGCCAGCCTTCAGCCCGTGGAGTCCGTGGAGGCGCCCGACGCGACGACAGTGGTGATGCGCCTCAAGGCTCCATCCGGTCCGCTCATGGGCCGTCTGTCCAACCTCAATAGCCTGGTCATGCTCTCCAAGGCATGGGTAGAGGGCGGCGCCAACTCGCTCACGGACATGATGGGGACTGGGGCGTTCACGCTCACCAAGGCGACGCGAGGAACGAGCTACACCTTCGACAAGAATCCGAAGTTCTGGCAGCCGGGGAGGCCCTACCTGGACGGGGTGACTTATTTTGTCGTCAAGGACGTGGAGACGCGGTTCGCCGCGCTGCGGACGGGTCGCGTGCACACGCTGCAGAACTACTTCGTGCAGCTAAGCCCGGCGCAGTACCGGGACATGCAGAAGATTCGGCCTGATTTGCAGATGTTCCCAGACGCCATCCGCAAGGCGCCGTGGGTGTGGTTCAACCTGCGCAAGGCCCCCTGGACAGACGTGCGGGTCAGGCAGGCTATCAACCTGGCGCTGGACCGCCGGGAGGCCGTGCGCTCCCTCTTTGATGGGGCCGGAGAGCTGGGAGACATGTACACCTTTCGCCAGCCGCCGGGAATCTCTCAGGCCGATTTGCTCAAGATGCCGGGCTGGGCGGAGAACAAGAAGGCCGAGCGGGACCAGGCGAAGAAGCTGCTGGCCGACGCGGGTTTCCCCAACGGCATGCAGGCCACTGTTCTGACACGCGACATAACGGACTTCAAGGACGCATCGGTCTTCTTTGTTGACCAGCTCTCGACAATTGGCATCAAGGCGACGGTGGAGATTCAGGATACGGGCGTGGTGTTCGCACGCGGGCGCAGCGGCGACTACGACCTGATGGTTCTCCAGAGCACCGACCTGCGCCCCGACGCCAGCGATGACACGCAGTTGTGGCATCTGAAGGGTGGCGCGGTGAACTTTGGCATCCTGGACGACCCGAAGCTGGTGGCGTTGTACCTGGAGCAAGAAGTTATCTCGGACTACGCCGCGCGCCAGAAGGTCGTGGAGAAGATGGACCGCTATATTCAGGACACGCTGCCCTCCCTCCGCATGGGGTGGAGCTTCGGCTATGATGCGATCGCGCCGGAGGTCATGAACTGGCCCAGGAAGGCGGACGGGCGCGGGCAAGACATTCTTGAACAGGTGTGGCTGTCCAAATAGCGCCTGATTGCTGATGGGGGGCCGCTTGGGACGGAAGAGCCGCGAGCGGCGCCGCCTCGCATCGGTGAACGTTTCCCGCAGGTGAGGCTCAGTGGCGCAGTACATCATCCGACGCCTCCTTGTCGCCGTCCCCGTCCTCATCGGCGTGTCGCTGGTCATCTTCGGCATCATGCGCGTTCTGCCGGGCGACATCGCGGAGATCACCATGACCGGCGGGGCCGCCTCCGCCACGACCTCTGACATCGAGCACTTCCGCAAGGCTTTGGGGCTGGACCGTCCCCTCCACGAGCAGTACCTGGAGTGGGTGCGCGGCGTGGTGACGCTGGACTTCGGCAAGTCCCTCAAGTCGGGGGCGCCCATCATCCAGGACATTGCTCTCCGCGCGCCGCTGACGCTGGAGATAGCCGTTCTGACGATGCTCGTCGCTGTCATCCTGGGGCTTCCGACAGGGGTTATCTCCGCCGTGCGTCAGGACACATGGATTGACAACGTGACGCGCGTTGCCTCCATCAGCGGCGTGGCGCTGCCCGTACTGTGGACGGGGACTATCGTTGTGCTGGTGCTGTCCACCTGGTTCAACTGGATACCGCCGCTCGGCTACGAGTCCTTCTGGGATGCGCCGTGGACGAACCTCCAGCAGATATTCTGGCCGTCGCTGGTGCTCGGCTACAACTTCGCGGCCATCGTCTCGCGCATGACCCGGTCGTGCATGCTGGAGGTGCTGCGCCAGGACTACATCAGGACGGCCTGGTCGAAGGGTCTTGCGGAGCGGATGGTCCTGTACCGCCACGCCCTCATCAACGCCATGCTGCCCGTCGTCACCATCATCGGGGTGCAGTTCGGCACCATCCTGGGCGGCACGCTCATCGTGGAGCAGATATTCGTGGTGCCGGGGCTGGGCAGCCAGCTCATCGAGTCGGTCCAGTTCCGCGACTACCCTATGGTCCAGACGCTTATCTTGCTGATTACCGGGGCGTTTGTCTTCGTGAACCTCCTGATAGACCTCCTCTATGCGGTCCTGGACCCGCGTATCCGGTACGAGTAACAGGGGACTGTGAGTGATGGAGCTGTCTGAAGACCTGGTCTTGCGCGGGAGACCCTCGCGGTGGGCCGCCAGGACCGCGGCCGGGGCGTGGCGATTCGCGCGGGCGAAGCCCCTGGGCGCAGTCGGCGGGGTGATAGTCCTCCTATTGACGGTGGTGGCCGTCTTTGCCCCGGTCACCGCTCCCTACGACCCCTTGGAGACCCACTATTCGCACCGGGTCGAAGCGCCCGGCGGCGCGTTCCCGCTGGGGACAGACCACTTTGGACGTGACGTGCTCAGCCGCGTTATCTACGGCGCGCGCACGTCCCTGTTGGTCTCGGTGGTGTCGGTTGCGCTGGGGGCCAGCCTGGGCGGACTCGTGGGGCTGTACAGCGGCTTCAGAGGCGGCCGCATGGACTTTGTCATCCAGCGGCTGGTGGACGTGGTCGTGGCGTTCCCGCTCCTCGTGCTGGCGCTGGCGGTGATGGCCGGCCTAGGGACATCGCTGCGGAACGTCATCATCGCGATGGCTATCGTTCTCGCGCCAAGAGCGGCGCGGGTGCTGCGGTCGAGCGCGCTGGCTTTGCGAGAGGCGGAGTACGTGAGGGCGGCGCGGGCCGTGGGCTGCTCCGGGGCGCGTCAGCTCTTCGTCCACGTCCTGCCCAACTGCCTGGCGCCCTACATCGTCTTCTCCACCATCTCCGTGGGCGTCGTGATCATCTCCGAGGCGTCGCTGTCGTTCCTGGGGCTGGGCGTGCCGCCGCCCGACCCGTCCTGGGGGAGCATGCTGGCGCAGGAGGGCTACAAGCTTATGCGCTCCGCGCCGTGGGTGAGCCTGGGGCCGGGCGTCGCCCTGAGTCTTGCGGTGTTCGGCATCAACCTGCTGGGCGACGCCGTGCGCGACGTGTGGGACCCCCGGCTGCGCCAGTAAGCGCGGGGAGCGGCAGGCGGCGACCGCCAGGAAGCTGTTCCGAGAGTCGTTTGTTCACTCCGCAATGAATTGCGGGCCGCCCTGCGGCCCCGAGTTTATTCGCGATTGTGTATTTGATGCAGGTGGTAGAATAGGCGCATGCCGAAAGTTCCAGTTTGGGTTAAGCGCGTGTGGGAATGGCTTGCAACGTTGCAAGACGCGCTCGGTGTTTGGACACTTCTCGCTGGCGCATTTGCGTGGCTTGGGGGAACTGCTTTGATAAGCGCCCTAGCCATAGCCTTTGTTGAAGCCATTCGCTCTAATCTCAACTGGTTTGGACAAGCGTGCTTCGTAATAGGCGTTGCGCTCCTTTTGCTCGCACCGATTACATATCTAGCCCCTCGCTTTATCAAAGTACCAAAGCAAACGATACCAGCACTACAGAAGCCACAAACGAAAGTTTACAGTGAAGAGGAAACCACGAAATTTGTTGCTCAGATTGACGAGTATATTGACAAGTTGACTCATTCCAGAGAATCGCTATGGGTAGGCAACCATGACCCAGGACAGGAAAGCCAAAGTGTGAATCGGTATTTTGAGTGGATTCAGGAGTGGGCATGGGAGGCGATACCTGAATATGCACAAGTCTTGATTCCAGACCGTGTCAAAATGACGGAAGGTGAAATCATGATGTATGTAGGCTGGCCGAACAATACGGCAGCGCTAAGAGTTATAGTTGACCGACAGCTACTCAAATTACGACAGGTGAAGGCTCTGCTATTAGGTCACGGTACGGCAAGTTCTCGGCCATGAGCAACTTCACGAGTGTGTCTCTGAACAGGTACGGATTCTCGCGGTTGTTGAACCGCCACTCTAGCTCGTCGAGGTAGGCGTCCAGATGCTTGACCGAGACCTTGTGATACGAACCGGCAACCGACCTCTTGAAGAGGCTCCACACACATTCAACGGTATTGGTGTGCACGTCTCCGCGTACCCGTTCCTCAATGCTATGGTGGACTCTCTCGTGTCTCGTGTCTCGTGTCCTGGTCCCCGATGCCCTCATAAGCGGCGTATTCGGGGGTCGCAAGCTCATTTGGGAATAAGCTCTAGCCAGAGAGCGCCGCGGGCCTCTCTCCCACCAGCACCGACCATAGCTCCTCCGGAGTCACGTAGCCGCCCGTTTTTTCCAGCGTGTGGATGAGCCGCACGATGGCCTCGTTGAGCGGCGCGGACGTCCCCGCCGCGCGGGCGGCCTTGACCACGTCGCCGTTCAGGAAGTCCACCTCCGTGCTCTTGCCTCGCTTGCGGCTTTGCAGGGTGGAGCTCATGGGCGAGTGGCCGCCGATGAAGACACACAGTTGGGACAACTCCTTCGGGATGTCTGGCTGCTGGGTCATGGGCGGCAGCTTTTCGAGGGCCGCCACGGCCTCCAGCGGAATGCCCTCCACGGGCGCCAGCCGAACGCCTGCGGCCTCCGCGACGCGCGCCGTCTCCTGGACCA
This genomic interval from Dehalococcoidia bacterium contains the following:
- a CDS encoding ABC transporter substrate-binding protein; translated protein: MKNWSRIVGLVGLLSLIAAGCAPVAQPASAPAPAAAPQAAPTVVAPAAPAAPAAPVPARATPTPVPAAPAAPAASAAGTPRTGGRLNMTLSSDPQTLDVNTDVGMDLYDLSRAPYDSLIIVDQRGGTMKLSPRLARSWEVSPDGKTYTFKLRDDVVFQNGSKFTSADVKFTLDRYRNPPKDVRSAHVASLQPVESVEAPDATTVVMRLKAPSGPLMGRLSNLNSLVMLSKAWVEGGANSLTDMMGTGAFTLTKATRGTSYTFDKNPKFWQPGRPYLDGVTYFVVKDVETRFAALRTGRVHTLQNYFVQLSPAQYRDMQKIRPDLQMFPDAIRKAPWVWFNLRKAPWTDVRVRQAINLALDRREAVRSLFDGAGELGDMYTFRQPPGISQADLLKMPGWAENKKAERDQAKKLLADAGFPNGMQATVLTRDITDFKDASVFFVDQLSTIGIKATVEIQDTGVVFARGRSGDYDLMVLQSTDLRPDASDDTQLWHLKGGAVNFGILDDPKLVALYLEQEVISDYAARQKVVEKMDRYIQDTLPSLRMGWSFGYDAIAPEVMNWPRKADGRGQDILEQVWLSK
- a CDS encoding ABC transporter permease produces the protein MAQYIIRRLLVAVPVLIGVSLVIFGIMRVLPGDIAEITMTGGAASATTSDIEHFRKALGLDRPLHEQYLEWVRGVVTLDFGKSLKSGAPIIQDIALRAPLTLEIAVLTMLVAVILGLPTGVISAVRQDTWIDNVTRVASISGVALPVLWTGTIVVLVLSTWFNWIPPLGYESFWDAPWTNLQQIFWPSLVLGYNFAAIVSRMTRSCMLEVLRQDYIRTAWSKGLAERMVLYRHALINAMLPVVTIIGVQFGTILGGTLIVEQIFVVPGLGSQLIESVQFRDYPMVQTLILLITGAFVFVNLLIDLLYAVLDPRIRYE
- a CDS encoding ABC transporter permease → MELSEDLVLRGRPSRWAARTAAGAWRFARAKPLGAVGGVIVLLLTVVAVFAPVTAPYDPLETHYSHRVEAPGGAFPLGTDHFGRDVLSRVIYGARTSLLVSVVSVALGASLGGLVGLYSGFRGGRMDFVIQRLVDVVVAFPLLVLALAVMAGLGTSLRNVIIAMAIVLAPRAARVLRSSALALREAEYVRAARAVGCSGARQLFVHVLPNCLAPYIVFSTISVGVVIISEASLSFLGLGVPPPDPSWGSMLAQEGYKLMRSAPWVSLGPGVALSLAVFGINLLGDAVRDVWDPRLRQ